Genomic segment of Kibdelosporangium phytohabitans:
CTTCCCGCTCTACCCGGGGCAGAGCACGTGGATCGAGTACACCTACACCGTCCGCGATGACAAGTGGGGCAACTGGTTTCAGCGCGCGGTCCGGCTGCCCACGTCGTTGTTGTCGGTACGGCTCGACTTCCCCGAGCACCTCGACCCGGCGGTGTGGGGGCTGCACACCTCCATGACCGCCGAGTCGATGCCGTTCCGCACGGCGATCGACGAGCAGCGATCGGGCAACCGGCGCGTTTTCGCGTGGACGACGGAAGAACCGCCGATGCACGCCCGGTACCGCCTCGAATGGCACTTCCGGCGCAAGCCGTCCACCCAGCCGGCGGAACCGGCCGAGAAACCGAGCCAGGTCATGCGTTCGCTCGGCGTGGTGCAGTCCGACGACCCGATCCTGCACCGCCCGGCCAAACCGTTCCAGTTGCCCGACGAGGCCGAGGACGCCAGACGGGTGATCGCGGAACTCGTGTCAGCCGCCAAACGGGTGTCGGCGGCGCACACGTTCGGCAAGGGAATCGGCTTGGCCGCCAACCAGATCGGCATCGACCGGGCGGCCGCGATCGTGTTCCCGCCGGGCACCGACGACGTGATCATGCTGCTGAACGCGAGGATCATCGAGAACGGCGGGCGCTACGACGAGCAATACGAAGGCTGCCTGTCGTTCTTCGACGTGCGCGGTCTCGTGCCGCGGCCGATGGTGCTGCACGTGGAACACCAGGACCTCAACGGTGCCCGCAAGATCACGATCTTCGAACGCGGGGTGGCCAGGCTCGTCGCGCACGAGATCGACCACCTGCACGGCACCCTCTACACCGACCGGCTCCCGCCCGGCGCCGAGGCGATCCCGATCGAGCAGTACGGCGGCAGCGGCCTGAACTGGCAGTACTGAACAGCCTCACGGCGAGGCGGTCAGCATCATCGTGCGCACGTCGAGGTGCTTGTCCATCTCGCCCTGCTCGTACATCAGGTCGGCGACGCGCTGCAGCCGGACCGGGTCCACACTGGTCGGGAAGACAGGCATGGTCATCAACTGGTAGGTGTCCGCGTCGATCTTGAGGTGCTTGGTCAGCACCGCGCCGACCTTGTCGCGGTTGCCGGTGTCCGCGACGCCCTTGTTCAGCGCCCGCTTGAAGGCCGCGACGACATTCGGGTTGGCCTGCGTGAACTCCTTGCGGGCGATCCAGCCCGACCACGGGAAGTTGGCGGTGGGCCCGGAGAACGGGTCCATCAGCTTGACCATCCCGGCCTTGGTCGCCGCGGTCAGGTGCGGCTCGGCGATCACGGCGGCGGCGACGTCACCGCGTTGCATCGCCGCGGGCATGGCCGCGATCTCCATGGAGACGTACTGGATCTTGCGGTAGTCCACCGACATCATCTTGAACTGCGAGTTCAGCGTCAGCTCGGAGATGCCGCGCTTGGACGACACCGCGATCTTCTTCTCGGCGAGGTCGGCGGGTTTCCTGATCGGGCTGTTGGTGGCCACCACGCAGAGGATCAGGTCCTCGGTGGTCTGCACCGCGTCGGCGACGATCCGGATCTCCGCGACCGACTTGGCCTGCGGCATGAACGCGGGCGGGTAGCTGGTCAGTCCGAAGTCGAGCGTCCCGCCGACAACGTTGTCGACGTTGGCGGAGCCCTTGGCGCCCGTGGTGAGCTGCACTTCGAGGCCTTCGGCGGCGAAGTAGCCGTTGTCGATGGCCAGGTGCAGTGGCGCGGAGTCGACCAGGCCGAGCGTGCCGACCTTGATCACCTTGCGTTCGAGCGGTCCGGTGGCCGGTCCTTGCTGCTCCGAGTCCCCGAGCATCCCGCACCCGGTGGCCCCGGCCAGCAGCACGGCCCCCAGAAAACCTGCTACACACCGCCTCGATGGCATGAAATTTTCCTCCAGTCGTGAGGGAGGCTGCCGAGAGTAGCGAGCTCACTACCGGCGTGCGGCCGTTTGGCCGAAGATCACGCGTTTGCTTAATTGCGTAGCGGAAGCAATTTTCCAACCGGCTGGTTCAGCCGAAGTCGTGCGCCTCGACCGCCAGCATCTCGTCGATCATCGCCGCGACCGCTTCCGGATGCGTCACCGCGAGCACGTGCAGCGGTCCCGTCCAGTGATCGCGGTGGAACACACGATCGACCACACGGGCGATGTATTCGCGATCCGGTTCGTACGGCAGGGAAAGGCAGGCCTGCGCCTGACTCAGCGGATCGTGGACGGCTCGCGCAGCGGAGTCCGCACCCCGCCGGTCGCCGAGTGCGGCCCGCACGAGTGCGATCGTGGTGAACGCGGTGTCCCGGCGAGCGTGATCACCTACGTCGACGGTCAGCTCCTCAGCTCGGCTGGTGTCACCGAGCAGCGCGAACGTCTGAGCGACAGCGGATCGGACGGAATCGTCCGCGAACGGCCCTGTCTCGCTGAGGCCTCGCGCCACCCGGACACAGATCTCGAGCTTTGGTAAGGCCTCGCGCGGTGACACCCCCATGGTCGACAGCAACGCCGCCGTCCTGTCACGCACGACGTCCGCGCACCGGCGGTCGCACCGATCTTCGATACACACCAGCAGATCTCGGACAAGCAGCGCGGACTGACGCGTGCACTCGCTGAAGGAGAAGAAGACCGCCTGAGCGTGGCGCGGGTCGCACGGCACTGCCGCGACCACAGCCGCTTCGTCCATCAGGGCGTAGTGGTCCGCGTGGCCGATGATCAACTGCGCCACCCTCGCCATCCAGTCGGGCTCGCCGCTGATCGCGAACAGCAACCCCAGAGTCCGGTAGCGGTCGCCCGTGTGCCCGATCTCGCTCCGCACCGCGTCGATCTGTTCGATGATCCGCACGGTGATCCGCTGTGCGAGCGGGATGTCGCCCGTGCGCAACGCGGCCTGCGCGACGGAGGTCATCGCGTAGACCTGTTGGTACGGGTCGGACAGGCCGGCTGCCAGGTCCTCGGCGATCTCGAGCAATCCGAGGTCGGCGGCCTCCTCCACGAGGAGATGCAGATCCTCGCCCACGCCTGCCAGTTCCCGCGCTCGTCGCCACTGGCCGGCCGACACCATCGCACGGACCAGCGCGGACCAGGACGCCGGCATGTCGAGATCCTCGTCGACGTCCTTGCTCACCTCGACGCTCAGGCCGGCGAGCAGGAGCATCCGGTCGACGTCCCCGCTCGTCCCCGCCGCGGCAGCCAGCAGTGCCAATGCCCGACTGCGCCGGGCCGGGTCCTGGACCGACCGCGACACCTCCTCGGCACGGACGGCGAGAGCAGCGGCCAGGTCGTGCTTTCCCGTCTCCACCGCCGTTCTCGCCAGGATGGTCATCGCGGTCGCGCGATGCCCCACGTGCTCGACCAGTTCGACGAGCCGTTCGGCGTGGTCCACGTTGCCGGCGACGAGGTTGGCCGACGCGACATTGGCCAGCGCCCAACCCGTGTGCGGTCCCCACAACCGAAGCGATCCCGCGATCCGTTCTGCCCTCGGGACATCACCCGCTGTCGCGATGATGGACGCGGCATGCGCCCGCACCCAGTCCGAACGGTTGACACCGACGGGTGACATCGCGAGCGTCTCCGCTTCGAACAGGTCACCGGCGGCCACCCTGGCTCTGATCAACCGGATGAAGTTCTCTTCCCGGTATTGCTTCGTTGCTTTGATCGCCGTGGTCAGCCGGTTGGCGGTCCGCCGGTCGCCGATCGCGGACACCGCCCTGAGCAACGGGATCACCGCGTCCACTTGGGCGTACGGGGAGATCTCGGACTGGATCAGCGACTCGGCGCGGTCGATGTGTTCCCGCGCCTTCGGCCATCCGTTCACCCGCGCCACGACCGGAATGAGCGCCGCCAGGGCTTCGACCGCACGAGCCGGTTCCAGTGAGCTGATCAGCGCCTCGGCCGCATCGAGGTGGTCGGACGCCACGTCGTCAGGCACCACTGCCGCGAGTGCGGCATACGCGTGCACCGCCCGGTCGGGATCGGTGATCGCACCGGCGAGGGCCTCGGCACGCCGCACCTGCCCCAGCTTCGCCCACACCGCGGGGAGTTTCACGGGAATGGTGGCGTTGCGGTTGATCAGCCGGTCGCGGTGCACCACGAGCCGCGCCATCGCGACCATGTCGAACACCGCGGCCTGACGCACCGCGCCCTGTGCCGCCGCGATTTCCTCCAGCGCGGCCGTGTCGCCGCCGGACAGCGCCAGTGACCGGTCCTGGCGGCCGGGATCCGTCGCACACCGCACCATCCTCGGCACGTCACCGTGGCGGTCCAGCGTCTCGAAGTACCCGCGCAGCAGGAAATCCGGAGTCTCGGCTGGCCAGCCGAGACTCCGGTACCGATCGGCCCACTCGTGCAGGCGGTCCCGGAATCCGGCGAGCCGTTTCCCGCCCAGCAGCTCGGTGGCCGTCCGCTGTAGTTCCTCGTGGCCGAGGATGTAGACGTCGCCGGAGCGGGAGTGGCCGTCCCGCCGGGCGAAGTTGCGGCCGGTCGCCGTGCTCAGGACACGCAGGACGTCCCGGCTCGGCTGATCGGTCAGTTCGGCGAGGTCGGCGGCGGTGAGACCACCTCCGGCCGCGGTCACCAGACCGAGCAGCTCCCGTCCGGCTTCCGGTCCGTCCAGCAGGTCGTCGAGGTCGCGTTCCATGTCCACGCGGATCTCGTCGGCGTGCGGCGACTGGGCGAGGTGCCGGACGATTCCCGGGTCGCGCAACGGGTGGTGCGGGCGCACGTCGTCCGGGATCGGCGGGTCCGGGCGGCCTGCGACGATCACCCGCATCCCCTCGGGTGGCCGCTGCGGCAGCACTCCGGCGATGCTGTGCCACCGGCCGCCCAGCGCACTGCTGCGGTCCTCGTCCAGGCCGTCGACCAGCAGGACGAAGTGCTCGCCCCGCGCACGGCACGCCCGTGCGGCGTCCTCCAGCAGACCCAGCAGGTGGGCCTCCTGGTTCGATTCAGTCAGCAGCGGCGGCAGCTCCTCGTCCAGGATCGACAGCAGCTGCTCGATGACGTTGCGCGCGAACGCCACCCGGTCGCTCTGCCCGGCGAGCCGGGCGGTGACGAAGAACGACACGATCCGCACGCGCGGCGGCGGGTTGAGCACGAACCACGACATCAGCGCCGACTTGCCCGACCAGGCGGGCGCCCGCCACCACCGGTAACAGCCCTCGGTGTCCGGCGCCACGCAGAAGTCCGCCAGCTCCGCCAGTTCGGTCTCACGGTCCCGCAGCACCGCGGGCGCGATCCGGCTCACCTGGTGGCGGTACCGGGTACGGACCGGCGCGCCCGTGCGGAGGTTCACGTCACCTATGTGCACGCCGGTGTTGGCGTAGCCGTCGCGCGCCGTGGCATCTCCCGTGCCCGACGCGTGTGACTTCATACCGGCATCATCGCGCGGTGACGGCGGCTTGTGACCCGCTCCGCGTCACGAGAAGTGGTCGGGGTGCGGGCCGACCCTGGTGTCGTTGTGCATTTCGGTCAGGGCGAGCACGTCGTCCTCGGCGAGCTCGAAGTCGAAGATGTCGATGTTCTCGTGGATCCGGGCCGGCGTGACGGTCTTGGGGATCACCATGTTGCCCAGCTCCAGGTGCCAGCGCAGGATCACCTGGGCCGGTGTCTTGCCGTACTTCTCGGCCATCAGGCCGATGCTCTCGTCACGCACGAGCCTGCCGCTGGCCAGCGGGCTCCACGCCTGGGTCACGATCCCGTGCTCGCTGTGGTAGGCGCGCAGGTTGTCCTGCACCAGGTTCGGGTGCAGCTCGATCTGGTTGATCGCGGGCACCGTGCCGGTCTGTTCGCTGAGCCTGCGCAGGTGCGAGATCTGGAAGTTCGACACGCCGATCGCCCTCGCCCGGCCGTCGGCCGCGAGCTTCTCGAACGCCTTCCACGTCTGCACGAAGTCGCCGCGCGCGGGCGCGGGCCAGTGGATCAGGAACAGGTCGACGTAGTCCAGGCCCAGCCGCGCGAGGCTCTCGTCGAACGCGCGCAGCGCGGCGTCGTAGCCCTGGGCGTTCTTCCACAGCTTCGTGGTCACGAACAGCTCGTCGCGCGGCACCCCGCAGCGGGCGATAGCCTGCCCGACGCCTTCCTCGTTGCCGTAGATCGAGGCCGTGTCGAAGCTGCGGTAGCCCGCGTCGACAGCTGTCTGGACCACGTCGGCCACGACGCTGTCGTGCACCAGGCCGACCCCGAACCCCACCTGCGGAATGGACACGCCGTTGTTCAGTTCGACGACAGGTACCTCGCGCATCAACGCACAGCCTTCCGTGTCCACAGCGCTACGACCACGGGATCGTAGTGGCTCAGCCGAGGCGCTCCCGCACCGCCGCCAGTTCCGCCTGCGTGATGCCCGTGCGCGGGTCGACCCGGATCAGTTCCGACATCAGCCCGGCGCGGGAGCGCAGGAACTCGTCCCGCGCGCCGGTGTACATGTCGAAGTCGTCGTCCAGCCAGACCAGCGGGCGGTCTCCCGCGTACCGGGCGACCGCCGGGAACTTCCATTCCGTCCCGGTCTGCCCGAACTCGATGACCGGCAGCACCGGCAGGCCGACCGCCGGGCCGATCATGGTGTTCGCCTTGTGCTCCCATGTGGTCGCCCAGACCAGTTCGGCCTCGCCCGCGGCGTCCATCAGCGCCGCGCCGACACCGGGGTCGAGCCACATCCGCAACGGCCGTCGCCTGCTCCAGCCGGGCAACCGGAACTTGTGCTCGACGAAACCCGCTGGTTTCCCGTCCGCCTTGGCGGCGAACGGGTTCAGCGGGCCGTCGACGTCGAGCAGCAGCAGCGGGCGCACCCGGTCAGCGTAGGAACTCGAGCAGCGCCTTCGTCACCGCCTCCGGCTGCTCGTCCGGCAGGAAGTGCCCTGACTTCGCGATCTTGCCGAGCCGCACGTCGGTTCCCTTGTCCGGCAACGACTGCGCCAGCGTGTCGTTGTACTCGGCGGCCAGGCCCAGCATCGGCACGGTGATCTTGCCGTACGCCTTCTGGTCCTCGATGTCCTGGTAGAAGCCCTGGTACCAGGCGTTGCCCGCGCGGATGGCGTCCGGCCGGTCCCACGCCGCCGCGTAGATCGCGCGGTCGCGTCCACCGACCGAGGCCTTGTCGTACAGCAGCGTGTCGAACAACCAGTCGACCATGTAGCGGAACCGGCCGTGGAGCAGCTGCTCCGGCAGGGAGCGCACCTGGTTGAACGCGAACCACCAGACGTGCACGGGCACTCCGGGCGGCGCCAGCAGCGGGATGTGGAACAGGCTCTCGTCGGGGTGACCGACGTCCAGCAGGCTCACCGTCCGCGTCGCGGCCGGGTGGTTGGCGGCGAAGCTGAACGCGGTCATCGCGCCGATGTCGTGGCCGACGATGTCCACCTGCTTGTACCCGAGGTGCCGGACCAGCTCGTAGATGTCACGGGCCATCGTCTTCTTGTCGTAGCCGCCGGCGGGCTTGTCCGTTCCGCCCTGGCCGCGCATGTCCACCGCGATCACGCGGTACCGGGCCGCCAGCGCGGGCATGATCTTGTGGAACTCCCACCAGGTCTGCGGCCAGCCCGGCACGAGCACCAGCGGTCTGCCTCGCCCGCCGGTCACGTAGTGCATCCGGATGCCGTTGACTCTCGCGTAGCCGTGACTGAAGCCGGGTAAGGAACGAACCAGCGCCTCGTCGGAGGGAGCGTTCTGGCCGGCAGCCGCGGGCTGGCCGGTGGCGGCGAGGACGGCACCCGCCGCGCCGATGGAGAAGAGGTTGCGTCGGTTGAGAGTCACAGGGATCACCGGTAGCCGCGGAAGAAGGTACGGAGGTCGTCGGCCAGCAGGTCCGGCGCGTCGGTGCCCGCGTAGTGGCCACCGCGGTCGAACTCCGACCAGTGCACGATGTTGTGGTCGCGCTCGGCCAGCGGGCGGATCGCCTGGAAGTCGTTGGCGAACACGGCCACACCGGTCGGCACGGTCCCGCGCTCGGAGGGCTCCTGCGGCAGGTGCGCGTTCTCGTAGTACTGCTGCGCCGACGAACCGGCGGTGTTGGTCAGCCAGTACAGCGACGCCACGGTGAGCACGAAGTCGGCGTCGAGCATCTTGTCCATTTCGGACGGGTGCTCACCGAAACCGCGTAGCAGGTCGAGCACCCACGCCAGCTGGCCGACGGGCGAGTCGGCGAGCGCGTGCGCCAGGGTCTCCGGGCGGGTGGACTGCAGCTTGTTGAACCCGGAGTGCTCGTCCATGAACCGCTGCAGGAACGTGAGCCTGCGGTACTCCTCCTCGCCGAAGTTCTCGAACTCGGTCGGGTCGCCGCTGGGGAACGAGAACACCTGGGTCACGTGCACCGCGGAGACCCGGTCCGGTGCGATCGCGCCGAGCACCGGCGTGATCATCGAGCCCGCGTCGTTGCCCGCGGCGCCGTAGCGCTCGTAGCCGAGCCGGTCCATCAACTGCACCCAGGCACGGGCGATCCGCGGGACGCCCCAGCCCTCGTCCGGCGTGGGGCCGGAGAAGGCGAACCCCGGCATGGACGGGATGACCAGGTGGAACGCGTCCTTCGGGTCACCGCCGTGCGCCCTCGGGTCGGTCAGCGGGCCGATCACGTCGAGGTACTCGACGAAGGTGCCGGGCCAGCCGTGCGTCAGGATCAGCGGGAACGCGTCCGGTTCGGGCGAACGGACGTGCAGGAAGTGCACGTCGGTGCCGTCGACCTCGGTGACGAACTGGGGGAACTCGTTGATCCGGGCTTCCTGGGCGCGCCAGTCGTATTCGCCCGCCCAGTACTCGGCAAGTTCCTTCAGCACGTTCGTCGGCACGCCGCGCTCCCAGCCGCCGACCTGCGGGCCGGTCCAGCGGGTGCGGGCCAGCCGGTCGCGCAGGTAGTCGATCTCCGACTGCGGGATGTCGATGACGAACGGCTTGATGGAGGTGTTTTCGCTGCTCATGGGAATAGCTTGACCTATGTGGACGCCTGGGTGTGATACGCGATCACGCCAACGGGCGTCGATTTCAGGACACGGTCTCGGCCATTCCGAACGTCTCCCGATATGCCTGTGGCGTCACGCCGACCAACCGCCGGAAATGCGGCCGCAGCGCGGCTGCCGAAGAAAAACCGCAATACTTGGCAATTTGGTCAACGGGCAACGTCGTGGATTCCAGCAACTGCTGCGACCTGATCACCCGCTGGTGCGTGAGCCACGTCGCCGGGGCGGACCCGGTGATCTCCCGGAACCTGCGGTCGTAGTTGCGCCTGCTCATGTGCGCGCGCTTGGCCAGTTCGTCGACCGGCAGGTTGGCGTCCAATTTGGTCAGTGCCCACGCCATCGACTCGGTGACCGGGTCCTCGTCGTGCAGTTCCGGCATGGGCGACTCGATGTACTGCGCCTGCCCGCCGGGCCGGTGCGGCGGCAGCACCATGCTCTTGGCCAGCCGGTTGGCGACGTCCGCGCCGCACATGGTCCGGATCAGGTGCAGGCCCAGGTCCATTCCGGACGCGCCGCCGCCCGCGGTGAGCACGTCGCCGTCGTCGATGTAGAGCGCGCCCGAGTCGACGCGGATCGTCGGGTACATGTCGGACATCGCGCTCGCCATGCCCCAGTGCGTGGTGGCCGGGCGGCCGTCGAGAAGTCCCGTCGCCGCCAGGAC
This window contains:
- a CDS encoding peptide deformylase, translated to MATQDEDSPAHQDVFVGELRRWREVRGMSRTAVAVAMGYSRSYVSKVESGHERPSREFAKAADDALNAGGALRRAWREYEALRPVVVRSTPVERTPEPSARSLFVEHDDAELRYDGRTYRAIMRRRLVNNGSDPITRYMIRISVDRFPGDPDLSNQLYRDRPLTWEELDLQAWCGEDRSEPMRWVAQHDRDAFKEVWLQFANDSGHFPLYPGQSTWIEYTYTVRDDKWGNWFQRAVRLPTSLLSVRLDFPEHLDPAVWGLHTSMTAESMPFRTAIDEQRSGNRRVFAWTTEEPPMHARYRLEWHFRRKPSTQPAEPAEKPSQVMRSLGVVQSDDPILHRPAKPFQLPDEAEDARRVIAELVSAAKRVSAAHTFGKGIGLAANQIGIDRAAAIVFPPGTDDVIMLLNARIIENGGRYDEQYEGCLSFFDVRGLVPRPMVLHVEHQDLNGARKITIFERGVARLVAHEIDHLHGTLYTDRLPPGAEAIPIEQYGGSGLNWQY
- a CDS encoding ABC transporter substrate-binding protein; translation: MLLAGATGCGMLGDSEQQGPATGPLERKVIKVGTLGLVDSAPLHLAIDNGYFAAEGLEVQLTTGAKGSANVDNVVGGTLDFGLTSYPPAFMPQAKSVAEIRIVADAVQTTEDLILCVVATNSPIRKPADLAEKKIAVSSKRGISELTLNSQFKMMSVDYRKIQYVSMEIAAMPAAMQRGDVAAAVIAEPHLTAATKAGMVKLMDPFSGPTANFPWSGWIARKEFTQANPNVVAAFKRALNKGVADTGNRDKVGAVLTKHLKIDADTYQLMTMPVFPTSVDPVRLQRVADLMYEQGEMDKHLDVRTMMLTASP
- a CDS encoding aldo/keto reductase encodes the protein MREVPVVELNNGVSIPQVGFGVGLVHDSVVADVVQTAVDAGYRSFDTASIYGNEEGVGQAIARCGVPRDELFVTTKLWKNAQGYDAALRAFDESLARLGLDYVDLFLIHWPAPARGDFVQTWKAFEKLAADGRARAIGVSNFQISHLRRLSEQTGTVPAINQIELHPNLVQDNLRAYHSEHGIVTQAWSPLASGRLVRDESIGLMAEKYGKTPAQVILRWHLELGNMVIPKTVTPARIHENIDIFDFELAEDDVLALTEMHNDTRVGPHPDHFS
- a CDS encoding HAD domain-containing protein, which translates into the protein MRPLLLLDVDGPLNPFAAKADGKPAGFVEHKFRLPGWSRRRPLRMWLDPGVGAALMDAAGEAELVWATTWEHKANTMIGPAVGLPVLPVIEFGQTGTEWKFPAVARYAGDRPLVWLDDDFDMYTGARDEFLRSRAGLMSELIRVDPRTGITQAELAAVRERLG
- a CDS encoding alpha/beta fold hydrolase, coding for MTLNRRNLFSIGAAGAVLAATGQPAAAGQNAPSDEALVRSLPGFSHGYARVNGIRMHYVTGGRGRPLVLVPGWPQTWWEFHKIMPALAARYRVIAVDMRGQGGTDKPAGGYDKKTMARDIYELVRHLGYKQVDIVGHDIGAMTAFSFAANHPAATRTVSLLDVGHPDESLFHIPLLAPPGVPVHVWWFAFNQVRSLPEQLLHGRFRYMVDWLFDTLLYDKASVGGRDRAIYAAAWDRPDAIRAGNAWYQGFYQDIEDQKAYGKITVPMLGLAAEYNDTLAQSLPDKGTDVRLGKIAKSGHFLPDEQPEAVTKALLEFLR
- a CDS encoding epoxide hydrolase family protein — translated: MSSENTSIKPFVIDIPQSEIDYLRDRLARTRWTGPQVGGWERGVPTNVLKELAEYWAGEYDWRAQEARINEFPQFVTEVDGTDVHFLHVRSPEPDAFPLILTHGWPGTFVEYLDVIGPLTDPRAHGGDPKDAFHLVIPSMPGFAFSGPTPDEGWGVPRIARAWVQLMDRLGYERYGAAGNDAGSMITPVLGAIAPDRVSAVHVTQVFSFPSGDPTEFENFGEEEYRRLTFLQRFMDEHSGFNKLQSTRPETLAHALADSPVGQLAWVLDLLRGFGEHPSEMDKMLDADFVLTVASLYWLTNTAGSSAQQYYENAHLPQEPSERGTVPTGVAVFANDFQAIRPLAERDHNIVHWSEFDRGGHYAGTDAPDLLADDLRTFFRGYR
- a CDS encoding GlxA family transcriptional regulator — protein: MTLMLESPEGRLTTAEPRPVGSLVVVVFNGVSLGIMSFAFGVFDMAANFGELRDVDIRVVGGEPNSTLRGGGMNVPVPYDLAAIRDADLVIVPNWRSPVERPPEPVLDAMRAAHSRGARLAGLCSGAFVLAATGLLDGRPATTHWGMASAMSDMYPTIRVDSGALYIDDGDVLTAGGGASGMDLGLHLIRTMCGADVANRLAKSMVLPPHRPGGQAQYIESPMPELHDEDPVTESMAWALTKLDANLPVDELAKRAHMSRRNYDRRFREITGSAPATWLTHQRVIRSQQLLESTTLPVDQIAKYCGFSSAAALRPHFRRLVGVTPQAYRETFGMAETVS